In one Candidatus Planktophila versatilis genomic region, the following are encoded:
- the yidD gene encoding membrane protein insertion efficiency factor YidD, with the protein MKLLLTAFTRTYQLFSSAFAPRCKYYPSCSNYALTAITRHGLKGIAMASYRILRCNPWSLGGVDYVDEDLDCADAKKAHKTLVGAR; encoded by the coding sequence ATGAAGTTACTTCTTACCGCATTTACCCGCACCTACCAATTATTTTCTAGCGCATTCGCGCCACGATGCAAGTACTACCCATCATGTTCTAACTACGCCCTCACAGCGATTACTCGCCATGGGCTAAAAGGAATTGCGATGGCCTCATACCGAATCCTTCGCTGCAACCCGTGGTCACTCGGCGGCGTTGATTATGTAGATGAAGACCTTGATTGCGCAGATGCGAAAAAAGCCCATAAAACACTAGTAGGAGCTCGCTAA